A window from Fragaria vesca subsp. vesca linkage group LG5, FraVesHawaii_1.0, whole genome shotgun sequence encodes these proteins:
- the LOC101309547 gene encoding uncharacterized protein LOC101309547 translates to MLDLEETMEVKSSANRPKSLSPSITILLIGLFSLSLILILFHGFSSLSTSSASSDLHFWKSELGASNNDARDDLNSRLRDSVTFLPLKDLRFTKTAMEGNTWFMSSFSDTSEENESQYLYFPSQASKGRLLCLKGHDHKDGTENSYALAWPQSLPNSTTFLKGLTFVSDTYYDYVNLWHGLTAMVPFVGWSIKNGCVKPTRWVLFHWGELRENMGLWLQNLVEANFGKVMIEQMGKGEGPYCFEKAVVTRHNVGKMGKEKKLQVSDLLRCKARVFCGINPAGRGKEIGVRGEPIIRLTLLMRKASRSFKDPTAVISIFARECAMVDGCLLEVVQSEDLSFCDQVKVMTNTDILASPHGAQLTNMLFMDRNSSIMEFFPKGWLELAGAGQYAHHWMADQSGMNHRGAWWDLNAEEECPDPKQQKECFNFYKDGQVGHNETYFAGWARTVLNHVRISKQEAMQSSQQFSNACQC, encoded by the exons ATGCTTGACCTTGAAGAAACCATGGAAGTGAAAAGCAGTGCCAACAGACCTAAGAGCTTGAGCCCCTCAATAACTATACTCCTTATCGGTCTCTTTTCACTTTCTCTCATTCTCATCCTCTTTCATGGCTTTTCTTCACTCTCCACCTCTTCTGCTTCATCGGATCTTCATTTCTGGAAAAGTGAACTTGGTGCCAGCAACAACGATGCTCGTGATGATCTTAACTCGAGGCTCCGAGACTCGGTTACTTTCCTTCCTCTCAAAGACTTGAGGTTCACCAAAACTGCAATGGAGGGCAACACTTGGTTTATGAGCTCTTTCAGCGACACATCTGAAGAAAATGAATCCCAATACCTCTATTTCCCTTCACAAGCGTCAAAGGGAAGACTACTGTGCCTCAAGGGTCATGACCACAAAGATGGCACCGAAAACTCGTATGCCTTGGCATGGCCTCAAAGTCTACCAAACTCCACTACATTCTTGAAGGGCCTCACATTTGTGTCGGACACATACTATGATTATGTAAACTTGTGGCATGGACTCACTGCCATGGTCCCTTTTGTGGGATGGTCAATCAAGAACGG GTGTGTGAAGCCGACGCGATGGGTGCTGTTCCATTGGGGAGAGCTGAGGGAAAATATGGGATTGTGGCTTCAGAACCTAGTGGAAGCAAACTTTGGGAAAGTGATGATTGAACAAATGGGAAAAGGAGAAGGGCCATATTGTTTTGAGAAGGCTGTTGTGACGAGACATAATGTAGGGAAAATGGGGAAGGAGAAGAAGCTTCAAGTGTCTGACTTGTTGAGATGTAAAGCAAGAGTATTTTGTGGCATAAATCCGGCAGGTAGAGGGAAAGAGATTGGTGTCAGAGGGGAGCCAATCATAAGGCTAACTTTGTTAATGAGGAAAGCTTCAAGATCATTCAAGGATCCAACTGCAGTGATTAGTATATTTGCAAGGGAGTGTGCAATGGTGGATGGGTGCTTGTTGGAGGTTGTTCAGTCTGAAGACCTAAGTTTCTGCGATCAG GTTAAGGTCATGACCAACACAGATATTCTTGCATCCCCACATGGAGCTCAGCTAACAAACATGCTCTTCATGGATAGAAACAGTAGCATTATGGAATTCTTTCCTAAAGGGTGGTTAGAGCTTGCCGGGGCCGGCCAGTATGCCCATCACTGGATGGCAGATCAGTCCGGTATGAACCACCGAGGTGCATGGTGGGATCTTAATGCTGAAGAGGAATGCCCTGACCCTAAACAACAGAAAGAATGCTTTAACTTCTACAAAGATGGCCAGGTTGGTCACAACGAAACTTACTTTGCAGGGTGGGCTAGAACTGTTCTCAACCACGTTAGGATAAGCAAGCAGGAAGCCATGCAGAGTTCGCAGCAATTTTCAAATGCTTGCCAATGCTAG
- the LOC101309837 gene encoding bet1-like protein At4g14600-like, whose amino-acid sequence MTHRRANPDEIQLRIDPIHADVDEEITGLRSQVRRLRNVAQEIEVEAKSQNAMLNQLDMTVMKAQAWLKNNVRRLNKSTIQSGSNHVVHVVCFALGFFFLVYFCLKFF is encoded by the exons ATGACGCACAGAAGGGCTAACCCAGATGAAATCCAATTGAGGATTGATCCGATTCACGCTGATGTTGATGAGGAGATCACCGGCCTTCGATCCCAAGTCAGAAGATTGAGAAAC GTGGCTCAAGAGATTGAAGTCGAAGCCAAATCTCAGAATGCTATGCTCAATCAGCTG GACATGACTGTGATGAAAGCTCAAGCGTGGTTGAAGAACAATGTCAGGAGATTGAACAAGAGCACCATCCAGAGTGGTTCAAACCATGTTGTCCATGTGGTGTGCTTTGCGCTAGGTTTTTTCTTTCTGGTGTACTTTTGTTTAAAGTTTTTTTAG